Proteins found in one Streptococcus anginosus subsp. whileyi MAS624 genomic segment:
- a CDS encoding MBL fold metallo-hydrolase yields the protein MTELALQEYQFGDMKLIWLRGVDKMTHAGTLFGSVPKVVWSRYYPTTEENMMVELTDPILIQYKNKNYLIDASFNTAKLSDKQRRNLGILSESRIEESLELLGLTPEDISYVLMTHMHHDHSGGLTKLNENHQLVSTFPNAKIFVNDIEWYEMMNPNNRTKGTYLRENWEPIQHQVETFTEYLNVIPEIQMVHTGGHSNGHSIILLKQGNETMIHMADLLLTHAHRKPVWVAAVDDYPMRSIIAKEKWLKAAFENHYKFFFYHDQFFAVVEFDNEGKEIVDYVKRIREPRLPFTDKQDRKPVLYH from the coding sequence ATGACAGAACTCGCTCTACAAGAGTATCAATTTGGAGACATGAAATTAATTTGGTTACGTGGAGTTGACAAAATGACACATGCAGGCACTTTATTTGGTTCTGTACCAAAAGTTGTTTGGTCACGCTATTATCCAACAACTGAAGAAAATATGATGGTTGAATTAACCGATCCAATATTGATTCAATACAAAAATAAAAATTATTTAATTGATGCAAGTTTTAACACTGCGAAACTATCTGATAAACAAAGACGAAATTTAGGGATTTTATCTGAAAGCAGAATTGAAGAGAGCTTGGAACTTTTAGGTTTGACTCCTGAAGATATTTCTTATGTGTTGATGACTCACATGCATCACGATCACTCTGGTGGATTGACAAAATTAAATGAAAATCATCAATTGGTTTCAACTTTTCCCAATGCTAAGATTTTTGTAAATGATATTGAATGGTACGAGATGATGAACCCAAATAATCGGACTAAAGGGACTTATCTCAGAGAAAATTGGGAACCTATTCAACATCAAGTGGAGACATTTACGGAATACTTAAATGTCATACCGGAAATTCAAATGGTTCATACTGGTGGTCATAGCAATGGTCATAGTATCATTTTGTTGAAACAAGGAAATGAAACCATGATTCATATGGCGGACTTGCTTTTAACTCACGCGCATCGCAAGCCTGTATGGGTCGCTGCTGTAGATGATTACCCCATGCGTTCCATTATTGCAAAAGAAAAATGGCTCAAGGCAGCATTTGAAAACCATTATAAATTTTTCTTTTACCATGATCAATTTTTTGCTGTTGTAGAATTTGACAACGAAGGGAAAGAAATTGTTGACTATGTAAAACGGATTCGCGAACCAAGACTTCCATTTACCGATAAGCAAGATAGAAAACCTGTTTTATATCATTAA
- the topA gene encoding type I DNA topoisomerase, protein MFTLVTKTKKKTAMKKNLVIVESPAKAKTIEKYLGRNYKVLASVGHIRDLKKSTMSIDFENNYEPEYINIRGKGPLINDLKKEAKKAKQVYLASDPDREGEAISWHLAHILNLDETDKNRVVFNEITKDAVKNAFKEPRQIDMDLVDAQQARRVLDRIVGYSISPILWKKVKKGLSAGRVQSVALKLIIDRENEINAFKPEEYWTIDGTFKKGTRQFQASFYGMNGKKMKLATNDDVKNVLSHIEGDEFTVESVEKKERKRNAPLPYTTSSMQQDAANKINFRTRKTMMVAQQLYEGINIGSGVQGLITYMRTDSTRISPVAQNEAATFITDRFGEKYSKHGSRVRNASGAQDAHEAIRPSSVFNTPENIAKYLDKDQLKLYTLIWNRFVASQMTAAVFDTMSVKLEQNGVQFAANGSQVKFDGYLAIYNDSDKNKMLPDMEKGDIVKRVNTNPEQHFTQPPARYSEATLIKTLEENGVGRPSTYAPTIETIQKRYYVKLVSKRFEPTELGEIVNSLIVEFFPDIVNVKFTADMEAKLDDVEVGKEQWQKVIDEFYKPFEKEVAKAETEMEKIQIKDEPAGFDCEVCGSPMVIKLGRYGKFYACSNFPDCRHTQAIVKEIGVECPKCHKGQIIERKTKRNRLFYGCNRYPDCDFTSWDKPIGRSCPKCGQYLVEKKVRGGGKQVVCSNGDYEEEKVK, encoded by the coding sequence GTGTTTACATTGGTAACAAAAACAAAGAAAAAAACAGCAATGAAAAAAAATCTGGTGATTGTAGAGTCGCCAGCTAAAGCAAAAACAATTGAAAAATATTTAGGGAGGAACTACAAAGTTTTAGCCAGTGTTGGGCATATTCGCGATTTGAAAAAGTCTACCATGTCCATCGATTTTGAAAACAACTATGAGCCAGAATATATCAATATTCGCGGAAAAGGGCCTCTTATCAATGATTTGAAAAAAGAAGCTAAAAAAGCAAAGCAAGTCTATCTTGCGAGTGACCCAGACCGTGAAGGAGAAGCCATTTCTTGGCATTTGGCACATATTCTAAATCTGGACGAGACAGATAAAAATCGTGTTGTTTTCAACGAAATCACGAAAGATGCAGTAAAAAATGCTTTTAAAGAACCGCGCCAGATTGACATGGATTTGGTAGATGCTCAACAAGCGCGTCGTGTCCTTGACCGTATTGTGGGGTACTCTATCTCTCCAATTCTCTGGAAAAAAGTCAAAAAGGGATTGTCAGCTGGACGTGTGCAATCTGTTGCCTTGAAACTCATCATTGACCGTGAAAATGAAATCAATGCTTTTAAGCCGGAAGAGTATTGGACGATTGACGGAACTTTCAAAAAAGGAACTCGTCAATTTCAAGCCAGCTTTTATGGCATGAATGGCAAGAAGATGAAGCTTGCTACCAACGATGATGTAAAAAACGTTCTTTCTCATATTGAAGGCGATGAATTTACTGTCGAAAGCGTTGAGAAAAAGGAACGCAAGCGCAATGCTCCGCTGCCTTATACCACATCATCTATGCAGCAGGACGCTGCCAATAAAATTAATTTCCGAACTCGTAAGACCATGATGGTTGCTCAGCAACTTTATGAAGGAATTAATATCGGATCTGGTGTGCAAGGTTTGATTACCTATATGCGTACAGATTCCACTCGTATTAGTCCAGTGGCTCAAAACGAAGCTGCAACCTTTATTACAGATCGTTTTGGTGAGAAATATTCTAAACACGGTAGTAGAGTTCGAAATGCTTCTGGCGCACAAGACGCCCATGAAGCGATTCGTCCGTCAAGTGTGTTCAACACACCTGAAAATATCGCGAAATATCTAGATAAAGATCAATTAAAACTATACACGCTGATTTGGAATCGTTTTGTGGCTAGTCAAATGACTGCAGCAGTATTTGACACTATGAGTGTGAAGTTGGAGCAAAACGGTGTTCAATTTGCTGCAAATGGTAGTCAAGTTAAATTTGACGGTTATCTAGCTATTTACAATGATTCTGATAAGAATAAAATGTTGCCTGATATGGAAAAGGGTGACATAGTGAAACGGGTCAATACCAATCCTGAACAGCATTTCACACAACCACCTGCTCGTTACTCTGAAGCGACCTTGATTAAGACATTGGAAGAAAATGGTGTCGGACGTCCATCAACTTATGCACCAACAATCGAAACTATTCAAAAACGCTACTATGTCAAATTAGTTTCTAAGCGCTTTGAGCCAACTGAACTGGGAGAAATCGTGAACTCTCTGATTGTTGAATTTTTCCCAGATATTGTCAATGTGAAGTTTACCGCTGATATGGAAGCTAAGCTAGATGATGTCGAAGTAGGAAAAGAGCAATGGCAAAAGGTCATTGATGAATTTTATAAGCCATTTGAAAAAGAAGTTGCAAAAGCAGAAACTGAAATGGAAAAAATTCAAATCAAAGATGAACCTGCTGGATTTGACTGTGAAGTCTGTGGAAGTCCTATGGTTATCAAATTGGGCCGCTATGGTAAATTCTATGCATGTAGCAATTTTCCTGACTGTCGTCATACTCAAGCGATTGTCAAAGAAATCGGTGTAGAGTGTCCTAAGTGTCACAAAGGGCAAATCATTGAGCGCAAAACCAAACGCAATCGCCTTTTCTATGGCTGCAATCGCTACCCAGATTGTGACTTTACTTCTTGGGATAAACCGATTGGTCGCTCTTGTCCGAAATGCGGTCAGTATCTTGTAGAAAAGAAAGTTCGTGGTGGAGGCAAGCAAGTTGTCTGCAGCAATGGGGATTACGAAGAAGAAAAAGTAAAATAA
- the ylqF gene encoding ribosome biogenesis GTPase YlqF, translating into MATIQWFPGHMSKARRQVQENIKFVDFVTILVDARLPLSSQNPMLTKIVGEKPKLLILNKGDLADSDLTKEWRRYFESQGIKTLAINSKEQSTVKKVTEAAKSLMKEKIARQKERGIQIETLRTMIIGIPNAGKSTLMNRLAGKKIAVTGNKPGVTKGQQWLKSNRNLEILDTPGILWPKFEDEKVALKLALTGAIKDDLLPMDEVTIFGINYFKEHYPKELQERFKQMDLEEEAPEIIMDMTQKLGFRDDYDRFYRLFIKDIRDGKLGRYTLDTLGEIHGNN; encoded by the coding sequence ATGGCAACAATTCAATGGTTTCCGGGACACATGTCCAAGGCTCGTAGACAAGTACAAGAAAATATCAAATTTGTGGATTTTGTGACAATTTTAGTAGATGCGCGTTTGCCATTATCTAGTCAAAATCCTATGCTAACTAAAATCGTGGGAGAGAAACCCAAGCTTCTTATTTTAAATAAGGGGGATTTAGCTGATTCTGATCTGACGAAAGAGTGGCGAAGATATTTTGAAAGTCAAGGTATCAAGACCTTGGCAATCAATTCTAAAGAACAATCAACTGTTAAAAAAGTCACAGAAGCAGCTAAGTCATTGATGAAAGAAAAAATTGCTCGGCAAAAAGAACGTGGGATCCAAATTGAAACATTGCGAACCATGATTATCGGGATTCCTAATGCCGGAAAATCCACACTGATGAATCGTTTAGCTGGAAAAAAAATTGCTGTGACTGGAAATAAACCAGGTGTTACCAAAGGGCAGCAGTGGCTCAAATCTAATAGGAACTTGGAAATTTTAGATACTCCAGGGATTCTCTGGCCTAAGTTTGAAGATGAAAAAGTTGCTTTGAAACTCGCTTTAACAGGAGCGATTAAAGACGATTTGCTTCCAATGGATGAGGTTACTATTTTTGGAATCAATTATTTCAAAGAACATTATCCAAAGGAACTTCAAGAACGGTTCAAGCAAATGGACTTGGAAGAAGAAGCACCGGAAATCATTATGGATATGACACAAAAATTGGGCTTTCGAGATGATTATGATCGTTTTTATCGTCTTTTTATCAAAGACATTCGTGACGGTAAATTGGGACGTTATACTTTGGATACTTTAGGTGAGATACATGGCAACAATTAA
- a CDS encoding ATP-grasp domain-containing protein, translated as MNYIVISPYYPQNFQQFTVELANKGITVLGIGQEPYDQLDQPLKNALTEYFRVENLENLDEVKRAVAFLFYKHGPIDRIESHNEYWLDQDAKLREQFNVVGPKPKDLKKTKFKSEMKKLFKKAGVPVVPGQIVKTLQAVDMAVSKIGLPMIAKPDNGVGAAGTYKLETTEDVEQFKQEWDKQTIYFFEKFVDSGQICTFDGLLDSKGNIVFSTTFDYAYTPLDLVLNHYENSYYIIKDMDPKLRQYGEAIIKAFGMKERFFHIEFFRDGDDYIAIEYNNRPAGAFTIDLYNFAHSIDLYRGYADIVNGEPFPQPQVEAQYGLVTSRRSTSNYVYSEEELRAKYGDKLKAVKIMPKAFADLQGDVHYILTTPSRSEIDQMIEDFGKK; from the coding sequence ATGAACTATATCGTTATTTCACCATATTATCCGCAAAATTTTCAACAATTTACCGTTGAACTTGCTAACAAAGGGATTACTGTTTTAGGGATTGGGCAAGAGCCCTATGATCAATTAGATCAACCTCTGAAAAATGCTTTAACAGAATATTTTCGTGTGGAAAATCTAGAAAATCTCGATGAAGTTAAACGTGCTGTAGCTTTCCTTTTTTACAAGCATGGACCAATTGACCGCATTGAGTCACACAATGAATATTGGTTGGACCAAGACGCAAAATTGCGTGAACAATTTAATGTTGTAGGACCAAAGCCAAAAGACTTGAAAAAGACAAAATTTAAGTCTGAAATGAAGAAACTCTTTAAAAAGGCTGGAGTTCCTGTCGTTCCTGGTCAAATTGTAAAAACCTTGCAGGCAGTTGACATGGCTGTCAGTAAAATTGGACTTCCGATGATTGCGAAGCCAGACAATGGAGTTGGCGCAGCAGGAACTTATAAATTGGAAACCACTGAAGATGTTGAACAATTTAAACAAGAGTGGGATAAGCAAACCATTTATTTCTTTGAAAAATTCGTTGATTCTGGACAAATTTGTACGTTTGACGGATTACTGGATTCAAAAGGAAATATTGTGTTTTCAACAACTTTTGATTATGCTTATACCCCTTTAGACTTAGTTTTGAATCATTATGAAAACTCATATTATATTATAAAAGACATGGATCCCAAGTTACGTCAATATGGGGAAGCTATCATTAAAGCGTTTGGCATGAAAGAACGTTTCTTCCATATTGAATTTTTCCGTGACGGAGATGATTATATTGCCATAGAATACAATAATCGTCCAGCAGGTGCTTTTACGATTGATTTGTATAACTTTGCTCACTCCATTGACCTTTATCGTGGATATGCAGATATTGTGAATGGCGAACCTTTCCCACAACCTCAAGTCGAAGCACAATATGGCTTGGTTACTTCACGCCGTTCAACCTCAAATTATGTGTATTCAGAAGAAGAATTGCGTGCAAAGTACGGCGATAAATTAAAAGCAGTCAAAATCATGCCAAAGGCATTTGCAGACTTACAAGGAGATGTTCATTATATTTTGACAACACCAAGTCGTTCGGAAATCGATCAAATGATAGAGGATTTTGGGAAAAAGTAG
- a CDS encoding esterase family protein yields MHVEFLSHWSGHLNREMYVNRYGHAGMPVVVFASSGGSHNEYADFGMFEACSWFIETGKIQFFTLSSVDSESWLADWKAPHDRAEMHRAYERYVIEEAIPFIKYKTGWFDPMMTTGCSMGAYHAVNFFLQHPDVFNKVIALSGVYDARFFVGDCLDDEAIYQNSPADYIWNQNDGWFIDRYRNADIIVCTGLGAWEQDGLPSFYTLKEAFKQKNIPAWFAEWGYDVSHDWIWWRKQMPYFLNQLNL; encoded by the coding sequence ATGCATGTTGAGTTTTTAAGTCATTGGAGTGGTCATTTAAATCGTGAAATGTATGTGAATCGTTATGGACACGCTGGGATGCCTGTAGTCGTTTTTGCTTCATCAGGAGGCAGTCACAATGAATATGCAGATTTTGGTATGTTTGAGGCTTGTTCATGGTTTATCGAAACAGGAAAAATCCAATTTTTCACTTTGAGTAGTGTAGATAGTGAAAGCTGGCTGGCTGATTGGAAAGCTCCTCACGACCGTGCAGAAATGCACCGAGCTTATGAGCGCTATGTCATTGAGGAAGCCATTCCTTTTATCAAGTATAAAACAGGTTGGTTTGATCCAATGATGACGACAGGTTGTTCTATGGGAGCCTATCACGCTGTTAATTTCTTTCTCCAGCACCCCGATGTCTTCAATAAAGTCATTGCACTGAGCGGAGTTTATGATGCCCGCTTCTTTGTTGGCGATTGTTTAGATGATGAAGCAATTTATCAAAATTCACCAGCAGATTATATTTGGAATCAAAACGACGGCTGGTTCATTGACCGCTATCGCAATGCTGATATCATTGTCTGTACGGGACTTGGTGCATGGGAGCAGGATGGACTACCTTCTTTCTATACCTTAAAAGAAGCCTTCAAGCAGAAAAACATTCCTGCATGGTTTGCTGAGTGGGGATATGATGTTTCGCATGACTGGATTTGGTGGCGCAAGCAAATGCCTTATTTTCTCAATCAATTAAACCTATGA
- a CDS encoding acyl-CoA dehydrogenase family protein, with protein sequence MSKISTIAAMIDSYTNTAIKNYVKSHDESTYFPKEIWDELTNEMDIFLPILSEENHTLSSDFITFIRKIANEFAALSAILLTQGCYGIYSILNFGTAEQKELYLEKLLKGQYIGGLGFCEYKHLKGLEDLETYATKTQQGWCLSGKKAMISNSSVADILLVLAKVKEQGKVEKYGLFIVDPKDSDVLIGEQIEKPGLIGLPLSSVTLKNVLLSENALLGDELAGDVQFANIIKNMQLGLSAIALGVAEGAFNKGIEFAKVKRGFGKRLIDVEIHQNKFADLYNKLCSAEAYFDSYPSQIEEDAKFVSRIKLYTTKVAIEISDEILRLIGPLQKFDKVNIKRYLKDAETIENYGRSGNSIRREIAERWLKE encoded by the coding sequence ATGTCAAAAATTAGCACTATAGCAGCTATGATTGATTCATATACGAATACAGCAATCAAAAACTATGTAAAATCACATGATGAATCAACTTATTTTCCAAAGGAAATATGGGATGAGTTGACGAACGAAATGGATATATTTTTGCCCATTTTATCTGAAGAGAATCACACCTTAAGTTCTGATTTCATCACATTTATCCGAAAAATTGCTAATGAATTTGCTGCTCTTTCAGCCATTTTATTAACACAAGGTTGCTATGGAATTTATTCTATTTTGAATTTTGGGACAGCAGAGCAAAAGGAATTATATCTTGAAAAGTTACTAAAAGGTCAGTACATAGGAGGATTAGGATTTTGCGAGTATAAACATCTAAAGGGGCTAGAAGATCTTGAAACGTATGCAACAAAGACTCAGCAGGGATGGTGTCTTTCAGGGAAAAAGGCGATGATTTCCAATAGCAGCGTTGCAGATATACTATTGGTTTTGGCAAAAGTAAAAGAACAAGGTAAGGTGGAGAAGTACGGACTTTTTATTGTTGATCCAAAAGATTCGGATGTGCTAATTGGTGAACAGATTGAAAAACCGGGCTTGATAGGTCTTCCTTTGAGTTCAGTCACGCTGAAAAATGTCTTGCTTTCGGAAAACGCCTTATTGGGAGACGAATTAGCTGGGGATGTCCAATTTGCGAACATCATTAAAAATATGCAACTTGGCTTAAGTGCCATTGCATTAGGTGTTGCTGAGGGGGCTTTCAATAAAGGTATTGAATTTGCAAAGGTGAAGAGAGGATTTGGAAAGCGTTTGATTGATGTGGAAATTCATCAAAATAAATTTGCTGATTTATACAATAAATTATGCTCTGCAGAAGCTTATTTTGATTCTTATCCTAGTCAAATTGAAGAAGATGCAAAATTTGTTTCTCGAATAAAACTGTACACGACGAAAGTTGCCATTGAGATATCCGATGAAATCCTTCGACTAATTGGTCCTTTACAAAAATTCGACAAGGTTAATATCAAACGTTATTTAAAGGATGCAGAAACTATTGAAAACTATGGAAGATCTGGAAATTCTATCAGAAGAGAAATTGCCGAAAGGTGGCTAAAGGAGTAA
- a CDS encoding alpha/beta hydrolase — translation MNHSYFYLEVRTHELEVPYTKQKRRVRVLLPRNYEQNTNKSYPVVYFHDGQNVLYSKESFSGHSWKIIPTIKRNPDIEKMIVVAIDNDGFNRMNEYSAWKYQESTIPGIEFGGKGTEYAEFVMEVVKPFVDEHYRTKSDRAHTGMVGSSLGGNITQFMGIEYQEQIGCLGVFSSANWLHQEAFNRYIERHNLLADQHIYIYVGTEEADDTDKTLMAGNIKQAYIDSSLTYFRQLIAGGLDLENLLFHIQAGAEHNEAAWAEHLPDCLRFFSEKW, via the coding sequence ATGAACCATTCCTATTTTTACCTTGAAGTTAGAACACATGAATTAGAAGTGCCTTATACTAAACAAAAGCGTCGTGTTCGGGTGCTCCTTCCTAGAAATTATGAGCAAAATACTAATAAATCTTATCCTGTAGTTTATTTTCATGACGGTCAAAATGTCCTTTATAGTAAGGAGTCTTTTAGCGGTCATTCTTGGAAGATTATTCCAACAATTAAGCGAAATCCGGACATTGAAAAAATGATTGTGGTAGCTATTGACAACGATGGTTTTAATCGAATGAATGAGTATTCTGCTTGGAAATACCAAGAGTCAACTATTCCAGGTATAGAATTTGGAGGCAAAGGAACAGAGTATGCTGAGTTTGTCATGGAAGTTGTCAAACCCTTTGTTGACGAGCATTACCGTACCAAGTCAGACCGAGCACACACGGGCATGGTTGGTTCTTCTTTGGGTGGAAATATTACGCAGTTTATGGGAATCGAATACCAAGAGCAAATCGGTTGCTTGGGGGTTTTCTCATCTGCGAACTGGCTGCACCAAGAAGCATTCAATCGTTATATAGAACGTCATAACTTATTAGCAGATCAGCATATTTATATTTATGTTGGAACAGAAGAAGCAGATGATACAGATAAAACCTTGATGGCTGGCAATATCAAACAAGCTTATATTGATTCGTCATTAACCTACTTCCGTCAGTTAATTGCGGGCGGCTTAGATTTGGAAAATCTATTGTTTCATATTCAAGCTGGGGCAGAGCACAATGAAGCAGCCTGGGCTGAGCATTTGCCTGACTGCCTTCGCTTCTTTAGCGAAAAATGGTAA
- the dprA gene encoding DNA-processing protein DprA — MDNFDIYKLKEAGLTNQQVINVLSYAEIQEKELSVKDMAVVSECRNPALFIEKYLQLDDDLLRQEFEKFPSFSILDDVYPWDLSEIYNPPVLLFYKGNLDLLKLPKVAVVGSRNSSRVGSQSVQKIVKELNNELVIVSGLARGIDTSAHMAALQNGGRTIAVIGTGLDVFYPRANKKLQSYLGEHHLVLSEYGSEAEPLKFHFPERNRIIAGLCRGVIVAEAKMRSGSLITCERAMEEGRDVFAIPGSILDGRSDGCHHLIQEGAKCVTSGADVLSEFQF, encoded by the coding sequence ATGGATAATTTTGATATTTATAAATTAAAAGAAGCTGGCTTGACCAATCAGCAGGTCATCAATGTTCTCTCGTATGCTGAGATACAAGAAAAAGAATTATCGGTAAAAGATATGGCAGTTGTTTCAGAATGCCGCAATCCTGCTCTTTTCATTGAAAAATATCTGCAGCTAGATGATGATTTATTACGTCAAGAATTTGAAAAATTTCCGTCTTTTTCTATCTTGGATGATGTGTATCCTTGGGATTTGAGCGAAATTTACAATCCACCCGTTCTTCTTTTCTACAAAGGAAACTTAGATTTATTGAAATTACCGAAAGTAGCCGTTGTGGGAAGTCGGAATAGTAGCCGAGTAGGTAGTCAATCCGTTCAAAAGATTGTTAAAGAGCTAAACAATGAATTGGTTATCGTGAGTGGTTTAGCACGCGGAATTGATACCTCGGCTCACATGGCAGCATTGCAAAATGGTGGTCGAACAATTGCAGTTATCGGAACGGGTCTAGACGTTTTTTATCCAAGAGCGAATAAAAAACTCCAATCGTATTTGGGAGAACATCATCTAGTACTTAGTGAATATGGTTCTGAAGCAGAGCCATTAAAATTTCATTTTCCAGAGCGTAATCGGATTATAGCAGGATTGTGCAGAGGGGTTATTGTTGCTGAAGCCAAAATGCGCTCAGGAAGTTTAATTACTTGTGAGCGCGCAATGGAAGAAGGACGAGATGTGTTTGCTATTCCAGGGTCAATTTTAGACGGCAGAAGTGATGGCTGTCATCATTTGATTCAAGAGGGTGCAAAGTGTGTCACATCAGGCGCTGACGTACTTTCTGAATTCCAATTTTAA
- the trmFO gene encoding methylenetetrahydrofolate--tRNA-(uracil(54)-C(5))-methyltransferase (FADH(2)-oxidizing) TrmFO, whose protein sequence is MSQSYINVIGAGLAGSEAAYQIAKRGIPVKLYEMRGVKSTPQHKTSDFAELVCSNSLRGDSLTNAVGLLKEEMRRLDSIIMRAAEATRVPAGGALAVDRDGFSQMVTDEVTNHPLIEVIREEITKIPDDTITVIATGPLTSDTLAEKIHALNGGAGFYFYDAAAPIVDVNTIDMEKVYLKSRYDKGEAGYLNAPMTKNEFMAFHDALVNAEEAPLNSFEKEKYFEGCMPIEVMAKRGIKTMLYGPMKPVGLEYPDDYKGPRDGEFKTPYAVVQLRQDNAAGSLYNIVGFQTHLKWGEQKRVFRMIPGLENAEFVRYGVMHRNSYMDSPNLLTQTFQSKKQENIFFAGQMTGVEGYVESAASGLVAGINAARLFNGEEALVFPETTAIGSLPHYITHADSKHFQPMNVNFGIIKELDGPRIRDKKERYEKIAKRALQAIKNYQNL, encoded by the coding sequence ATGTCTCAATCTTACATCAATGTCATCGGAGCTGGTCTAGCTGGCAGTGAAGCAGCTTATCAGATTGCTAAACGTGGTATTCCTGTTAAACTGTATGAAATGCGAGGAGTGAAATCTACTCCGCAACATAAGACTAGTGATTTTGCAGAGCTAGTCTGCTCGAATTCTCTACGGGGGGATTCGCTAACGAATGCAGTCGGTCTCTTAAAAGAAGAAATGCGCCGTTTGGATTCCATCATTATGCGAGCAGCAGAAGCTACGCGTGTACCGGCCGGAGGAGCGTTAGCAGTTGACCGTGACGGTTTTTCACAAATGGTGACTGATGAGGTGACAAACCATCCTTTAATCGAAGTTATTCGTGAGGAAATCACCAAAATTCCTGATGATACGATTACTGTTATTGCGACGGGACCTTTGACAAGTGATACACTTGCTGAAAAGATTCACGCGCTAAATGGTGGAGCTGGATTTTACTTTTATGATGCAGCAGCACCGATTGTAGATGTCAATACAATTGACATGGAGAAAGTTTACCTCAAATCTCGCTATGACAAGGGAGAGGCTGGTTATCTCAATGCTCCTATGACTAAGAATGAGTTTATGGCTTTTCATGACGCTTTGGTAAATGCCGAGGAAGCACCGTTAAATAGCTTTGAAAAAGAAAAATACTTTGAAGGCTGTATGCCGATTGAGGTGATGGCAAAAAGAGGAATAAAAACCATGCTCTACGGTCCTATGAAGCCAGTTGGTTTGGAATACCCAGATGACTATAAAGGACCTCGTGACGGTGAATTTAAGACACCCTATGCAGTCGTTCAGCTTCGTCAAGACAATGCAGCTGGAAGCCTTTATAATATTGTTGGTTTCCAAACACACCTAAAATGGGGAGAACAGAAGCGCGTTTTTCGGATGATTCCGGGATTGGAAAATGCAGAATTTGTCCGCTATGGAGTTATGCATCGCAATTCTTACATGGATTCACCAAATCTCCTGACACAGACGTTCCAGTCTAAAAAACAAGAGAATATCTTTTTTGCAGGTCAGATGACCGGTGTAGAAGGGTATGTAGAATCTGCCGCGTCCGGGCTGGTAGCCGGTATCAATGCAGCCAGACTTTTCAATGGAGAAGAAGCCCTGGTCTTTCCAGAAACAACTGCTATTGGAAGCTTACCTCATTATATCACGCATGCTGATAGCAAACATTTCCAGCCAATGAATGTCAATTTTGGAATTATCAAGGAGTTGGACGGTCCACGTATTCGAGACAAAAAAGAACGCTATGAAAAAATAGCAAAACGAGCGCTACAAGCTATCAAAAATTATCAAAATCTCTAG
- a CDS encoding ribonuclease HII: MATIKEIQEILSEITDIESPVFEQFRDDSRVGVHKLIMKRKKQIQAELDEDRRLEQMLRYEKELYATGCQYIAGIDEVGRGTLAGPVVAAAVILPKNCKIKGLNDSKKVPKKKHEEIYQEVLKQAIAVGIGIKDNQVIDEVNIYEATKLAMLEAVGNLEVAPQHLLIDAMQLDVPIPQLSIIKGDANSLSIAAASIVAKVTRDRMMTNYELTYPGYDFAHNVGYGTQYHLEGLKRKGITPIHRTTFEPIKSMLEEVEDKR; this comes from the coding sequence ATGGCAACAATTAAAGAGATTCAAGAAATCTTATCTGAAATAACAGACATAGAGAGTCCTGTTTTTGAGCAATTTCGAGATGATAGTCGGGTTGGTGTCCACAAGCTCATTATGAAGCGTAAAAAACAAATCCAAGCTGAATTGGACGAAGACCGTCGTTTGGAGCAAATGTTACGATATGAAAAGGAGCTTTATGCTACTGGTTGCCAATATATCGCTGGGATTGATGAGGTTGGGCGTGGTACCTTAGCAGGTCCTGTTGTGGCAGCGGCAGTTATTTTACCTAAAAACTGTAAAATCAAAGGTCTCAACGATAGCAAGAAAGTTCCCAAGAAAAAGCACGAAGAAATCTATCAAGAAGTGCTCAAACAAGCAATTGCAGTTGGTATTGGTATCAAGGATAATCAAGTTATTGATGAAGTGAATATCTATGAAGCGACGAAATTAGCTATGCTAGAGGCGGTGGGAAATCTTGAAGTTGCTCCGCAACATCTCTTGATTGATGCTATGCAGTTAGATGTTCCAATACCGCAACTGTCTATCATCAAAGGAGATGCCAATTCACTGTCTATTGCGGCCGCTTCGATCGTAGCCAAGGTAACTAGAGATCGCATGATGACAAATTATGAGCTAACTTATCCAGGTTATGACTTTGCACACAATGTTGGTTATGGAACCCAGTATCATTTAGAAGGATTGAAACGAAAGGGAATCACTCCTATTCATCGGACAACCTTTGAACCAATTAAATCCATGCTTGAAGAAGTCGAGGACAAGAGATGA